The following is a genomic window from Oryzias latipes chromosome 12, ASM223467v1.
GGAGCagaacaataaagtttttctgctgTCCTTCCAGGCAGCTTCCACAGTGAGAATGAGGTCAACTCCTCTGATGATCTGGACTTCAGACACCACAACTACAAGGAGATGAGGCAGGCGAGTTTGTTCAGGAGAGTTATTGGTTTATGAGGTCAGGATTAGACAAACGGAACAAAATAACCGTTCATTTGACATCTCCTCTGCTAAAGATGATGAAAACTGTGAACGAAGAGTGTCCCAACATCACCCGGATCTACAACATCGGCAAGAGCTCGAACGGCCTGAAGATGTACGCCATGGAGATCTCCGACAACCCCGGCGAACACGAGACGGGTGAGGGTTTCTTCTGCGGGGAATtttaagaatgtaaaaaaaaaaaatgcttacaaCCCGCGAATCAAATTTATCACCTCCAGGTGAACCGGAGTTCCGCTACACAGCCGGTCTCCACGGTAACGAGGCGCTGGGTCGGGAGCTTCTCCTGCTGCTGATGCAGTTCTTGTGCAGAGAGTACAAGGACGAAAATCCCAGAGTGCGCCGCCTGGTGGACGGAGTCAGGATTCACTTGGTGCCGTCGTTGAACCCAGACGCTTATGAGCTCGCCTACGAGATGGTAAACCGGCGCCCTCTGACCTCAGAGCAAAGACGGAAATTTGATAAATGTACTTAAAATAATGTGACATTTTTACTAAATCGGGAGGCTACAGTCAGGCTTCTTTCACCTCTTGGCGGTGTGCGCCTCCTCACGCGGTCCTCCCTGATGTCCCACAGGGTTCTGAGATGGGAAACTGGGCTTTGGGCCACTGGACGGAAGAAGGTTACGACATCTTTGAGAACTTCCCGGACCTGAACAGCATCTTATGGGGCGCCGAGGACAGGGACTGGGTTCCCCGGATCGTTCCAAATCATCACATCCCCATCCCAGAAAACTTCTTCAACGGTTCCGTGAGTCGGTTTGTCGACAGCGCCCGAAACCTCGACTTTCACGCAGTTTTCACCTCATGTCCGGTTTTTCCAGCTTGCAGTGGAGACCAAAGCCATCATTTCCTGGATGGAGAGGAACCCGTTTGTGCTGGGGGCTAACCTGCAGGGGGGGGAGAAGCTGGTGGTGTACCCCTTCGACATGCAGCGGCCCCCACAGTCTGTAAGAGAAGACCCAGTATGAACGCGGTAGTTAGCTTTGAGACGCTTATTCTGAGCCACATTGATGTTCAAGCTCACAGACAACCGGCGCTGGAGGGTGAACTCGGAGATGAACGAGGAGTCGTGGGCCCGCATCCAGCGGCAGAACATGGGGGCCCTGAGGGAGACGCCGGACGACGCCATGTTCCGCTGGCTGGCGATGTCGTACGCCCACAGTCACCTGACCATGACGGAGACCTACAGAGGATCGTGTCACGGTGATGACGTCACTGGTGGGCAGGGCATCAGCAACAGGGCGGGCTGGAAGCCGGTGGTGGGCAGTAAGTGGGCAGAGAGTCACTAACTTTTGGACTAGCGATCATGAAAGATTTTGGACAGTAAACTAGCAAGAGAGAGCGTTTACCAACGTCTACGATGTCATGTAGTTTAACGGATGTAAAAACGGCACCGCTTCCCTCACAGACGGGTCAGATGGGGGCATGACCCTTCCTCATTTAGTGTATTTGCCCAAATACAGATCCATTCAGACCagcatctctttttcaaggTCCATCTGTCAAAGAGGTCAGTACAAAAACAGAACCGGAGCTAAAAATACTATAAAAGACGGATGCAGAGATTTAACTGGAACAACCAGGTGTCCATTAAGTAACCACGCCCctattttagaatttttttaactaatattttaaacaatgaACTTTCATCTATCTATTGTGGATATTAAACCTCCAACAGAAGTGAAGGACCTATCAGAAGGCAGATTTGCATCGAAGTGAATCGGAAAAAGCTCAAACCAGACATAAACATTTGGAGTCATAAGCCAGAAGATGTTCTTAACTGTGTTTGTGCAGCAGCTTTAAATCCTGAAGGTCTCAGTGGCAGACGGACGGTGTGTGTTGACGAAATGCTGCTCTAGTTATTCAGTCTAGAAAGTCTTATTACGAATAAGGGGGTTTGCTTCTTTTGATATCATGGAAAGCGGGTCTAAAGTCAACATGTCACATCTAAATCCATCTTTTAAACCTGTTCCGGTTTCATCTGGACACAGTTTTGTCTCCTGGATGATCAGTTTAACGGACAACAGTCCGCGTTCCTCTGGTCTTTGACGATGATGTCAACCCGCTTCTTCCTCAGGCATGAACGACTTCAGTTACCTGCACACCAACTGCTTTGAGCTCTCCATCTTCCTGGGATGCGACAAGTTTCCCCACGAGAGCGAGCTGCCTCTGGAGTGGGAGAACAACCGCGAGGCTCTGCTGTCCTTCATCGAGCAGGTGAGCGCCGGACAGATTTGAATACGAGGGGGGGGCTTCCAGGTTTTCTGCtctgtaactgttttttttttttatgttctgacCCTTAAGGGTCAAACTCTCCATTTGTTTACTGAATAACTGAAATAACTTGATAATTTGACATCTTTTCATCTTCTGTGAAACATCATAATAGCTGCGTTTCCGTTGGCTATTGTGCAAAATGGATTTGTGATAAATTCTTCCAACGGAAAcacgaccaaaaaaaaaaaaaaacttgcatgtatcaaaaaaaaaattgctcttGGAGGTCTTTGAGGCGTATCCAAACTGTCATGTTTCCCATAACTgcaatgaaaacaatttttttcgaaataaatgagtcatgtgaccaacaaccagatggcgatgcgcttcttggtaggaaatGGCGGCCTTGGGCGTTGCAcggcgggcgccaccagagctcccccagcatcacacagctcatcaaaagttgatgTGGAATtattggatccacagctcctctgaaaacctacatttcccaaaatgcctttttccgtagcccctcccatccacgtgtaaggagctcgccgctccacagcctgaagaagacgccgcCGTCTCCTTTGAGAGATGATGATGAGCACTAGAGtgacagaaatttgaatgtatctgctgtcaatcagtTGTTCCCATCCGTTTGccgtgtttctgaatgactaATCGTGTGAGTTGGTTTGCGTTTAATCTcataattaggatttaatggaaacagtgttaaaattgtgtttttttctgacatttctagaatttagATTAAGTTTTGAGCATAATGGAATCACAGCTAATTTGGGACCTGCTGGTTGTTGCTGATGCtgctcacctggatcaggttgTGGACTCAGCTCACCTGATCATGTGATCCAGGTGTTCTGCCGCCCTTAGGGATGGCTGGACCACAACCAGGACGGTGGAACCCGAGGGCCGGAGTTTGGCTGCTTGTTTCTGGCAGTtgatttacaaatgttttgGCGGAGAGAAAGTCACCAAAGTTTTTAAGCCTCCATTTGATCATAAACGAGGCGGCACAGTTACTGTCCGTCAACAAAAGGACTTACGAACCGAacgaactaaaaaaaaaaaaaaaaatcaggcttTCTGTTCATGAACGACGTAGTAGAAGTTCTCCTCACTTAATGACCAGAAGAGAACCGTCCAGTTTTCGtcttttttcatgcttttagtTTGAGCTCCATTGAGGTAACAGTGCCCCCCTGTGACTAGGTGTTGTAACTGCGTGATTTTTCTGGATTCATGAAAAAGCAAAACCATCGCCTGTAtcaaagaactggactgagtgagaaAATGAGTAacctctggctccaaccaaatgaagtcgattcagtcgccattttcccACGATACGGACACCGACGCGCTggagccaatcaggagtgagcttgttggaaggccacacccatCACTTCAAAGTGGGCTACCTGAtatttgtcaaacattttgaacgttgggggccagcaggctccacccacttttattAGGagatctgattggtccgtttataacttgaactacagaaaaagaaaatcatgaaaaaaaaattattaagatataaaaaaaaaagagcaagaattgttattctgaccaatagagggaataacagctgtttgtttctctttagaaGTCTACGGTATTTTGccagtacttcctgtttggaacgccaagggggcggagtcactcagtccaggtctcatatATAGtaattgggggtgggggggtgtttcTAGGTGATCCATTAATAGAAAGAGAGCAGAGGTATTCTAGTGGAAACCCTAAACTGTTCCAATCCCAACTGTGCAGAAACATCAGCACTGTGGGATTGTGGGAAACCTCAGACAGAAGTCTCTGCCGTTTCTCCTGAAGTCTTTGCTCTGACAGGTGAATCGGGGGATTAAAGGTGTGGTGAAAGACGTGGAGGGAAACCCGCTGCCCAACGCCACCATCTCTGTGGAGGGAATCCAGCACGACGTCAGAACCGGTAAGAAGAGAAGAACCGTTGGTTGTTTTTCACACCGACCCCGCCTGACCCCTGTGCCACCGCAGCTGCAGGCGGGGACTACTGGCGCCTCCTGAACCCCGGAGAGTACAAGGTGACGGCGAAAGCCGACAACTACACCCCCCAGACCAGGCTGTGCCTGGTGGGGTACGAGCCCGGAGCCACGCCCTGCAGCTTCACCTTAGCCAAGTCCAACTGGAGCCGCATCAAACAGATCATGGCGCTGCGCGGCAACAGGCCCATCCGGCTGGTGAAACGCCCACCCAGGACTACGCCGCCCCCCAGCACCACCGCTGCCACCGAAACGCAGGCCACCTCCCACAACGCAGACCGACTGAGGCGCCTGCGACTCATGCGTCTGCGCAGACTGCGTCAGCAGCAGAGGTCACGCGTGTTCAGAAccacaacagcaacaacaaccaccaccaccaccacaactGCGGCGCCAAAAACCAAGACGACCACCTCCTGGTACGACTCATTCAACGACAACTGGCTGACGGAGAACCCGCTGGACATCATCAGCTTCGACTCTCAGCCCACGCAGGACTATCCGTTTGAACTGACCATCGACTGAACCGCAGAGGCGTCTCCGAAACCAACAAACATGGAGAGGCACAAACACAGATTCCTGTAAAACGCCTCCTCTCAGAAGACGGAACCGTTATGTTTGGGGCATTTAAAGGAagtattttatgaaaaaaacagtctctgcagagcagaaactTCAGCAGGAAATG
Proteins encoded in this region:
- the LOC101162938 gene encoding inactive carboxypeptidase-like protein X2; the protein is MRAEVLLVFVGATLCCTPVCTQQVDPEEKELSRDLAWVRKAGGPLEEGQGRGKGDAELSDEPAGAVEDGKTKPKKKKTPEEIEAARAKKAAEKEAKAKKQKGPKPTKKPKLPKPTKKPKPTKKPKPTRRPKTTTTAPLDEEERLLIELGLKTPIEPSTPEEPTEPGQDEPTVRQTDQKEIATTEVIMYIPEETTSVPFNGSWYEEYDYTDLAVKKQEEEERERKEKEEKAKQLRKKWEEEEEERLRQTSAPAKPKDCPPLGLESHRVEDDQLLASSQSHHGFSAQRGRLNMQSTNDEDDIYGGAWCAETEEKEHWFEVDARREVEFSGIITQGRNSEKQEDFVSSFFVAFSNDSRDWTVLHDGYAEWLFYGNVDKDTPVMNQLAAPVVARYIRILPQSWNGSLCLRAEILACQLPSSFHSENEVNSSDDLDFRHHNYKEMRQMMKTVNEECPNITRIYNIGKSSNGLKMYAMEISDNPGEHETGEPEFRYTAGLHGNEALGRELLLLLMQFLCREYKDENPRVRRLVDGVRIHLVPSLNPDAYELAYEMGSEMGNWALGHWTEEGYDIFENFPDLNSILWGAEDRDWVPRIVPNHHIPIPENFFNGSLAVETKAIISWMERNPFVLGANLQGGEKLVVYPFDMQRPPQSLTDNRRWRVNSEMNEESWARIQRQNMGALRETPDDAMFRWLAMSYAHSHLTMTETYRGSCHGDDVTGGQGISNRAGWKPVVGSMNDFSYLHTNCFELSIFLGCDKFPHESELPLEWENNREALLSFIEQVNRGIKGVVKDVEGNPLPNATISVEGIQHDVRTAAGGDYWRLLNPGEYKVTAKADNYTPQTRLCLVGYEPGATPCSFTLAKSNWSRIKQIMALRGNRPIRLVKRPPRTTPPPSTTAATETQATSHNADRLRRLRLMRLRRLRQQQRSRVFRTTTATTTTTTTTTAAPKTKTTTSWYDSFNDNWLTENPLDIISFDSQPTQDYPFELTID